In Rahnella sikkimica, the following are encoded in one genomic region:
- a CDS encoding virulence factor BrkB family protein, whose translation MQKRALSHYPKSLWKFIRLLLKRSDKDGLTLLAGHLAYVSLLSLVPLIAVVFSLFALFPVFSDISAQLKTFIFSNFMPATGNVIQRYLEQFVANSSKMTAVGTCGLIVTALLLIASVDSVLNKIWDSKTKRPIVFSFAVYWMVLTLGPILLVASVAVSSYLLSLNWLNISGVHSVIDHSLRILPLLISWVSFWLLYQVVPTVRVPSKDALVGALVSGALFELSKKIFALYIQLFPSYQLIYGVLAVIPILFLWVYVSWCIVLLGAEITVTLGEFRSLRKLQSAQQVAAEKSV comes from the coding sequence ATGCAAAAAAGGGCACTGAGCCACTACCCGAAATCATTGTGGAAATTTATCCGCCTGCTCTTAAAGCGCTCAGATAAAGATGGCCTGACGCTTCTTGCAGGCCATTTAGCCTATGTCTCTTTGCTGTCACTGGTGCCGCTGATTGCGGTGGTCTTTTCATTATTTGCGCTGTTTCCGGTGTTTTCGGACATCAGCGCGCAGCTCAAAACATTCATCTTTTCCAATTTTATGCCGGCAACCGGCAACGTCATCCAGCGTTATCTCGAACAGTTTGTCGCCAACTCCAGCAAAATGACGGCGGTGGGCACCTGTGGATTAATCGTCACCGCGCTGCTGCTGATCGCGTCCGTTGACAGCGTGCTGAACAAAATCTGGGACAGTAAAACCAAACGCCCGATCGTCTTCTCTTTTGCCGTTTACTGGATGGTGCTGACGCTCGGGCCGATCCTGCTGGTGGCGAGCGTGGCGGTCAGTTCATATCTTCTCTCGCTGAACTGGCTGAACATCAGCGGTGTACATTCCGTGATTGACCATTCCCTGCGGATCCTGCCGTTGCTGATTTCCTGGGTTTCCTTCTGGCTGCTTTATCAGGTGGTGCCAACTGTCCGGGTTCCGTCAAAAGATGCGCTGGTCGGCGCGCTGGTTTCCGGTGCACTATTTGAATTGAGTAAAAAAATCTTCGCCCTGTACATTCAGCTTTTTCCGTCTTATCAGTTGATTTACGGTGTACTGGCGGTGATCCCCATTTTATTTCTTTGGGTCTATGTCAGCTGGTGTATCGTGCTTCTTGGTGCGGAAATCACCGTTACCCTTGGCGAGTTTCGCTCCCTGAGAAAATTGCAGTCTGCTCAGCAAGTAGCAGCAGAAAAATCAGTCTGA
- the typA gene encoding ribosome-dependent GTPase TypA, translated as MIENLRNIAIIAHVDHGKTTLVDKLLQQSGTFGERVEATERVMDSNDLEKERGITILAKNTAINWKDYRINIVDTPGHADFGGEVERVMSMVDSVLLVVDAMDGPMPQTRFVTKKAFANGLKPIVVINKVDRPGARPDWVVDQVFDLFVNLDATDEQLDFPIIYASALLGIAGNDHNDMAEDMTPLYQAIVDHVSPPQVEMEAPFQMQISQLDYNNYVGVIGIGRIKRGTVKPNQQITVIDSEGKTRNGKVGKVLTHMGLERIEATVAEAGDIIAITGLGELNISDTICDPTNVEALPALSVDEPTVTMYFCVNTSPFCGKEGKYVTSRQILDRLNKELVHNVALRVEETEDADAFRVSGRGELHLSVLIENMRREGFELAVSRPKVINRKIDGRMQEPFENVTLDIEEQHQGSVMQAMGERKGDVKDMIPDGKGRIRLDYLIPARGLIGFRTEFMTMTSGTGLLYSTFSHYDDVRQGEIGQRQNGVLISNGQGKAVAFALFSLQDRGKLFLGHGAEVYEGQIIGIHSRSNDLTVNCLTGKKLTNMRASGTDEATTLVPAIKMSLEQALEFIDDDELVEVTPTSVRIRKRHLTENDRKRAMRGPKEG; from the coding sequence GTGATCGAAAATTTGCGTAACATCGCCATTATTGCCCACGTTGACCATGGTAAAACCACCCTGGTCGACAAGCTGCTGCAACAATCCGGTACTTTCGGAGAACGTGTAGAAGCCACCGAACGCGTAATGGACTCCAACGATTTGGAGAAAGAGCGTGGGATTACCATCCTCGCAAAAAACACCGCCATTAACTGGAAAGACTACCGCATCAACATCGTGGATACCCCAGGACACGCCGACTTCGGCGGTGAGGTTGAGCGCGTGATGTCAATGGTCGACTCGGTGCTGCTGGTAGTGGATGCAATGGATGGCCCAATGCCGCAAACCCGTTTCGTGACCAAAAAAGCATTCGCTAATGGTCTGAAGCCGATCGTGGTAATCAACAAAGTTGACCGCCCTGGCGCGCGTCCTGACTGGGTTGTTGATCAGGTCTTCGACCTGTTCGTAAACTTGGACGCCACTGACGAGCAACTCGATTTCCCAATTATCTATGCATCTGCACTGCTGGGTATTGCGGGTAACGACCATAACGATATGGCCGAAGACATGACCCCGCTGTACCAGGCAATTGTTGACCACGTATCTCCGCCACAAGTTGAGATGGAAGCACCTTTCCAGATGCAAATCTCTCAGCTGGACTACAACAACTATGTTGGCGTCATCGGCATCGGTCGTATCAAACGCGGTACTGTTAAACCTAACCAACAGATCACTGTGATCGACAGCGAAGGTAAAACACGTAACGGTAAAGTCGGTAAAGTTCTGACTCACATGGGTCTTGAGCGTATCGAAGCGACCGTTGCTGAAGCTGGCGACATCATCGCAATCACCGGTTTGGGTGAGCTGAACATTTCCGACACTATCTGTGACCCGACAAATGTTGAAGCACTGCCAGCGCTGAGCGTTGATGAACCAACGGTTACCATGTACTTCTGCGTTAACACCTCTCCGTTCTGTGGTAAAGAAGGTAAGTATGTGACTTCACGTCAGATCCTTGACCGTCTGAACAAAGAACTGGTGCACAACGTTGCATTGCGTGTTGAAGAAACTGAAGATGCTGATGCATTCCGTGTTTCAGGCCGTGGTGAACTTCACCTGTCGGTTCTGATCGAAAACATGCGTCGCGAAGGTTTCGAGCTGGCGGTTTCCCGTCCTAAAGTAATCAACCGTAAAATCGATGGCCGCATGCAAGAGCCATTCGAGAACGTGACACTGGATATCGAAGAGCAACACCAGGGTTCTGTAATGCAGGCCATGGGTGAGCGTAAAGGCGATGTCAAAGACATGATCCCAGACGGCAAAGGTCGTATCCGTCTTGATTACCTGATCCCAGCACGTGGTCTGATCGGCTTCCGTACTGAATTCATGACCATGACTTCAGGTACCGGTCTGCTGTACTCCACGTTCAGCCACTACGATGACGTCCGTCAGGGCGAAATCGGTCAGCGTCAGAACGGCGTTCTGATTTCCAACGGTCAGGGTAAAGCAGTTGCGTTCGCACTGTTCAGCCTGCAAGACCGCGGTAAATTGTTCCTGGGCCACGGCGCAGAAGTGTATGAAGGCCAGATCATCGGTATTCACTCACGTTCTAACGACCTGACCGTGAACTGCCTGACCGGTAAGAAACTGACCAACATGCGTGCGTCCGGTACTGACGAAGCGACGACTCTGGTTCCTGCTATCAAAATGTCTCTGGAGCAAGCTCTGGAATTCATCGATGATGACGAACTGGTCGAAGTAACTCCGACGTCTGTACGTATTCGTAAACGTCACCTGACCGAGAACGATCGTAAACGTGCAATGCGTGGTCCAAAAGAAGGTTAA
- the yihX gene encoding glucose-1-phosphatase, producing MLYIFDMGNVIIDIDFKRVLGVWSHLSGTPLATLTERFSMGEVFQKHERGEISDEQFAADLCHEMGIALSFEQFSAGWQAIFVGLRPEVITVFKKLREEGHRVVVLSNTNRLHLDFWPHHYPEIEANTDAMYLSQNLGMRKPEPEIFQHVLEKEGFSAGEAVFFDDVVENIEAARAAGIEAVWVEDNQTVPKYFS from the coding sequence ATGCTGTACATTTTTGATATGGGAAACGTCATTATTGATATTGATTTCAAACGTGTTCTTGGCGTGTGGAGCCATCTGAGCGGTACGCCGCTGGCCACGCTGACTGAACGATTCTCAATGGGTGAGGTGTTCCAGAAGCACGAGCGTGGCGAAATCAGCGATGAACAGTTTGCCGCCGACTTATGCCACGAAATGGGCATTGCGCTCAGTTTCGAGCAGTTCAGCGCAGGCTGGCAAGCCATCTTCGTCGGGCTGCGGCCCGAGGTGATCACGGTATTCAAGAAGCTGCGCGAAGAAGGCCATCGTGTTGTCGTATTGTCGAATACCAACCGTCTGCATCTGGATTTCTGGCCGCATCACTATCCCGAAATTGAAGCCAATACCGACGCAATGTACCTCTCGCAAAATTTGGGTATGCGTAAACCCGAGCCGGAAATTTTCCAGCACGTCCTTGAAAAAGAAGGTTTCAGTGCAGGCGAGGCGGTATTTTTTGACGATGTGGTCGAAAATATTGAAGCCGCCCGCGCGGCCGGAATCGAAGCGGTATGGGTGGAAGACAATCAAACCGTACCCAAATACTTTTCCTGA
- the fabY gene encoding fatty acid biosynthesis protein FabY encodes MYHLRVPTTEKELAAYYRFRWEMLRKPLHQPEGSERDAYDSIAHHQMVVDENGDPVAVGRLYINADNEASIRFLAVDTNVQDKGLGTLVAMTLESVARQEGVKRVVCSAREDAVEFFAKLGFVNQGEITTPQTTPVRHFLMIKPVETLDDILHRPDWCGQLQQAWYDHIPLSEKMGVRISQYTGQRFVTTMPETGNQNPHHTLFAGSLFSLATLTGWGLIWLLLRERHLGGTIVLADAHIRYSTPVTGRPRAIADLGSVRGDLDRLARGRKARVQLEVNLYGDETDGAVFEGTYLVLPAAPGAPLEPEIN; translated from the coding sequence ATGTATCACCTGAGAGTACCGACGACCGAAAAAGAGCTGGCCGCCTATTACCGATTCCGCTGGGAAATGCTGCGCAAGCCGTTGCATCAGCCGGAAGGTTCAGAACGTGATGCCTACGATTCGATTGCGCATCACCAGATGGTTGTGGATGAAAACGGCGATCCGGTTGCGGTTGGCCGTTTATATATCAATGCCGATAACGAGGCTTCAATCCGATTTCTGGCCGTTGATACGAATGTGCAGGACAAAGGGCTGGGGACGCTGGTGGCGATGACGCTGGAGTCTGTCGCGCGGCAGGAAGGCGTGAAGCGTGTGGTGTGTAGCGCGCGTGAAGATGCCGTGGAATTCTTTGCCAAGCTGGGTTTTGTGAATCAGGGTGAAATCACCACGCCGCAAACGACGCCGGTTCGCCATTTCCTGATGATTAAACCGGTCGAAACGCTGGACGATATTTTGCACCGCCCCGACTGGTGCGGTCAGTTGCAGCAGGCCTGGTACGATCATATCCCGTTGAGTGAAAAAATGGGGGTACGCATCAGCCAGTACACCGGGCAGCGATTCGTGACCACGATGCCGGAAACGGGCAATCAGAATCCTCATCACACGTTGTTCGCGGGCAGTTTGTTCTCGCTGGCCACGCTGACCGGCTGGGGACTCATCTGGTTATTGCTGCGTGAGCGCCATCTGGGCGGCACGATCGTGCTGGCCGATGCCCACATCCGCTACAGCACGCCGGTGACCGGCAGACCGCGTGCCATCGCCGATTTGGGCTCTGTCCGGGGTGACCTTGACCGGCTCGCTCGCGGACGTAAGGCGCGGGTGCAGCTTGAAGTGAATTTATACGGCGACGAAACTGACGGCGCCGTGTTTGAAGGCACTTATCTGGTTCTCCCGGCGGCGCCCGGCGCCCCGCTGGAACCTGAAATCAACTGA
- the dtd gene encoding D-aminoacyl-tRNA deacylase, whose amino-acid sequence MIALIQRVLNASVTIDGTVCGEIGPGLLVLLGVERGDDEQKAKRLCERVIGYRIFGDENDKMNLNVRQAGGSLLVVSQFTLAADTQKGMRPGFSQGAEPQEADRLYQYFCGQCRENGIATETGRFAADMKVALVNDGPVTFWLQV is encoded by the coding sequence ATGATTGCGTTAATTCAGCGGGTATTGAATGCCAGCGTGACCATCGACGGAACCGTCTGTGGTGAAATCGGGCCAGGATTACTGGTTTTGCTGGGGGTTGAGCGCGGCGATGACGAACAAAAGGCCAAACGTCTTTGTGAACGGGTGATCGGGTACCGGATATTCGGTGACGAGAATGACAAAATGAACCTGAACGTCCGGCAGGCTGGCGGCAGTTTGCTGGTAGTTTCGCAGTTTACGCTGGCGGCGGACACCCAAAAGGGCATGCGTCCGGGCTTTTCTCAGGGTGCAGAGCCGCAGGAAGCCGACCGGTTGTATCAGTATTTTTGCGGGCAATGCCGTGAAAACGGCATTGCTACGGAAACGGGCCGTTTCGCCGCAGATATGAAAGTGGCACTGGTGAATGACGGGCCGGTGACCTTCTGGCTACAAGTCTGA
- the glnA gene encoding glutamate--ammonia ligase, translated as MSAEHVLTMLNEHEVKFVDLRFTDTKGKEQHVTIPAHQVSADFFEEGKMFDGSSIGGWKGINESDMVLMPDASTAVLDPFYEETTLIIRCDILEPTTLQGYDRDPRSTAKRAEDFLRSSGIADTVLFGPEPEFFLFDDVRFGSSISGSHVAIDDIEGAWNSSTKYEGGNKGHRPAVKGGYFPVPPVDSSQDLRSTMCLTMEEMGLVVEAHHHEVATAGQNEVATRFNTLTKKADEIQIYKYVVHNVAHAFGKTATFMPKPMFGDNGSGMHCHMSLSKNGNNLFSGDKYGGLSEMALFYIGGIIKHAKAINAYANPTTNSYKRLVPGYEAPVMLAYSARNRSASIRIPHVSSPKAMRIEARFPDPAANPYLAFAALMMAGLDGIINKIHPGDAMDKNLYDLPPEEEAEIPKVAGSLEEALNALNEDREFLTRGGVFTDDAIDAYIGLRKEEMDRVRMTPHPVEFELYYSV; from the coding sequence ATGTCCGCTGAACACGTTTTGACGATGCTGAATGAGCATGAAGTGAAATTCGTAGATTTGCGTTTCACTGACACCAAGGGTAAAGAACAGCACGTCACCATTCCAGCGCATCAGGTAAGCGCTGACTTCTTCGAAGAAGGCAAAATGTTTGATGGTTCATCCATCGGTGGCTGGAAAGGCATTAACGAATCAGACATGGTTCTGATGCCAGATGCGAGCACTGCTGTTCTTGATCCATTCTACGAAGAAACCACGCTGATCATTCGCTGCGATATCCTTGAGCCAACCACTCTGCAAGGTTATGACCGCGACCCACGCTCTACCGCAAAACGTGCAGAAGACTTCCTGCGCTCTTCCGGTATCGCGGACACTGTCCTGTTCGGGCCAGAACCAGAATTCTTCCTGTTTGATGATGTGCGTTTCGGCAGTAGCATCTCCGGTTCCCACGTTGCTATCGATGATATCGAAGGCGCATGGAACTCAAGCACCAAATACGAAGGCGGCAACAAAGGCCACCGTCCTGCAGTTAAAGGCGGTTACTTCCCGGTTCCTCCGGTCGACTCCTCCCAGGATCTGCGTTCTACCATGTGTCTGACCATGGAAGAAATGGGTCTGGTTGTTGAAGCTCACCACCACGAAGTCGCCACTGCTGGCCAGAACGAAGTGGCAACCCGCTTCAACACGCTGACCAAAAAAGCTGACGAAATCCAAATCTACAAATACGTGGTTCACAACGTGGCTCACGCATTTGGCAAAACTGCGACCTTCATGCCTAAACCAATGTTTGGCGATAACGGTTCCGGTATGCACTGCCACATGTCCCTGTCCAAGAACGGCAACAACCTGTTCTCTGGCGACAAGTACGGCGGCCTGTCTGAAATGGCACTGTTCTACATCGGCGGTATCATCAAACACGCTAAAGCCATCAACGCCTACGCTAACCCGACAACCAACTCCTACAAGCGTTTGGTTCCAGGCTACGAAGCACCCGTAATGCTGGCGTATTCTGCGCGTAACCGTTCTGCGTCTATCCGTATTCCACACGTATCCAGCCCTAAAGCAATGCGTATCGAAGCACGCTTCCCTGATCCAGCGGCTAACCCATACCTGGCGTTTGCTGCACTGATGATGGCCGGCCTGGACGGTATCATCAATAAGATCCACCCTGGCGACGCGATGGATAAAAACCTGTATGACCTGCCACCGGAAGAAGAAGCAGAAATTCCAAAAGTTGCAGGTTCACTGGAAGAAGCACTGAACGCACTGAACGAAGACCGCGAGTTCCTGACCCGTGGCGGCGTGTTCACTGATGACGCTATCGATGCTTATATCGGTCTGCGTAAAGAAGAAATGGACCGTGTGCGTATGACTCCACACCCGGTTGAGTTCGAACTGTACTACAGCGTTTAA
- the glnL gene encoding nitrogen regulation protein NR(II), translated as MATGKLPDAGQILNSLINSILLLDDDLAVHYANPAAQQLLAQSSRKLFGTPLPELVGYFSLNIELMRESLTAGQGFTDSEVTLVVDGRAHVLSLTAQMLPEGFILVELAPMDNQRRLSQEQLQHAQQVAARDLIRGLAHEIKNPLGGLRGAAQLLSRALPDPALLEYTKVIIEQADRLRNLVDRLLGPQRPSQHVTQSIHQVAERVCQLVSMEKPDNVQLVRDYDPSLPELAHDPDQIEQILLNITRNALQALGEEGGTITLRTRTAFQITLHGVRYRLVARIDIEDDGPGVPAHLQDTLFYPMVSGREGGTGLGLSIARSLIDQHSGKVEFNSWPGHTEFSVFLPIRQ; from the coding sequence ATGGCAACTGGCAAGCTGCCCGATGCTGGGCAGATCCTGAATTCCTTAATCAACAGCATTCTGTTGTTGGACGACGATTTGGCTGTGCATTATGCCAATCCGGCCGCTCAGCAGTTACTGGCGCAAAGTTCCCGCAAACTCTTTGGCACCCCTTTGCCGGAACTGGTGGGATATTTTTCGCTCAACATCGAATTAATGCGTGAAAGTCTGACCGCCGGACAGGGCTTTACAGACAGCGAAGTGACCTTAGTTGTGGATGGCCGTGCGCATGTGCTTTCACTGACCGCGCAGATGCTGCCCGAAGGTTTCATTCTGGTCGAACTCGCGCCGATGGATAACCAGCGACGTCTGAGCCAGGAACAACTGCAGCATGCTCAACAGGTTGCCGCGCGTGATTTGATCCGCGGCCTCGCCCATGAAATTAAAAACCCGCTCGGCGGGCTGCGCGGTGCTGCCCAGTTGTTATCCCGAGCGTTGCCCGACCCGGCTCTGCTGGAATACACCAAAGTCATTATCGAGCAGGCTGATCGTCTGCGTAATCTGGTTGATCGCCTGCTGGGGCCACAACGCCCTAGCCAGCACGTCACACAAAGTATTCATCAGGTTGCCGAACGCGTTTGCCAGCTGGTATCGATGGAAAAGCCGGATAACGTGCAATTGGTGCGGGACTATGACCCGAGCCTGCCGGAGCTGGCGCACGATCCGGATCAGATAGAACAGATTTTGTTAAACATCACCCGTAACGCATTGCAGGCGCTCGGGGAAGAAGGCGGCACAATTACGTTGCGCACGCGCACTGCTTTCCAGATTACGTTACACGGCGTGCGTTATCGCCTGGTGGCCCGTATCGATATTGAAGATGACGGCCCCGGCGTACCGGCGCATTTGCAGGACACCCTTTTTTACCCCATGGTCAGTGGCCGCGAAGGGGGCACCGGTTTGGGCCTGTCCATCGCACGCAGTTTGATTGATCAGCATTCGGGTAAAGTTGAATTTAACAGTTGGCCAGGACACACCGAATTCTCGGTTTTCCTGCCTATTCGCCAGTGA